In one Halichondria panicea chromosome 4, odHalPani1.1, whole genome shotgun sequence genomic region, the following are encoded:
- the LOC135335561 gene encoding uncharacterized protein LOC135335561 has product MAMESDRCALIEAVNQQEGDTVRSMSGTEVPISREVDKQLIDDIYEHCTDLNILLAGVSGSGKSSLANALVGLDQNVFEEGGNLDHCTENVTSRKGTKQSKNMKIWDTPGLLDEINSDEKYLNEIKKIVDTFEPGDLILFCIEVKSRFRNVKTNDDIQAMLMLQEKLDNRFSTNLVIVLTHADQIIARANGEKPKTEFYNDIIKDYKEKIRKALKDDLNLNAEMVKQIPIIPVQHHNHQEILPDGKRIYKSTLPDGTRWLSALWCACFNATSNNISKSKWIENLQDRIVDTPDPNTEKARHQIILLNDDFPETLQDYKKKYQKRGGLLGILGGPLMLITIPLGIWVGRQYGRKEYQLDLQDFEMKKKKLKESHAETVA; this is encoded by the coding sequence ATGGCAATGGAATCAGACCGATGTGCATTAATTGAAGCTGTCAACCAGCAGGAAGGAGATACCGTGCGATCTATGAGTGGGACAGAAGTACCGATCTCTAGAGAAGTTGACAAACAATTAATAGATGACATATACGAACATTGCACAGATCTCAACATCCTATTGGCAGGAGTATCGGGCTCAGGGAAATCATCGTTAGCAAATGCATTAGTTGGATTGGATCAGAACGTATTCGAAGAAGGTGGGAACTTAGATCATTGCACCGAGAATGTTACCTCCAGAAAGGGTACAAAACAGAGCAAAAATATGAAGATATGGGACACACCAGGACTTCTAGATGAAATAAACAGCGATGAAAAATACTTAAACGAAATTAAAAAAATTGTAGATACATTCGAGCCAGGTGATCTAATTTTGTTCTGTATTGAAGTAAAATCAAGATTTCGAAATGTCAAAACAAATGATGACATACAAGCAATGTTAATGCTTCAGGAAAAacttgataatcgattttcaACAAATTTGGTGATTGTTTTAACACATGCAGACCAAATTATAGCAAGAGCTAATGGAGAAAAACCAAAGACTGAATTCTACAATGATATAATCAAAGATTACAAGGAAAAAATACGAAAAGCATTGAAAGATGACTTGAACCTCAATGCTGAGATGGTCAAACAAATCCCCATAATCCCTGTGCAACATCACAATCACCAAGAAATTCTCCCAGACGGGAAAAGAATTTACAAATCAACTCTCCCAGATGGGACAAGATGGCTATCAGCTCTTTGGTGTGCGTGCTTTAATGCCACCTCCAATAATATTAGCAAATCAAAATGGATAGAAAACCTTCAAGACCGAATAGTAGACACACCAGATCCGAATACTGAAAAAGCTCGACATCAAATAATCTTGCTAAATGACGACTTTCCCGAGACGCTGCAGGATTATAAGAAAAAGTATCAGAAGAGAGGAGGTTTGCTAGGGATTTTGGGTGGTCCACTGATGCTAATAACGATTCCACTGGGAATATGGGTTGGCCGTCAATATGGAAGGAAAGAATACCAACTTGACCTTCAAGACTTTGAAATGAAAAAAAAAAAGCTAAAGGAAAGCCATGCAGAAACTGTTGCATGA
- the LOC135334437 gene encoding uncharacterized protein LOC135334437 isoform X2, with protein MTDETPQPPVVIDKEVVKTALRELLHDIPAFRAFAEKAGESSRTSRVQDPPGTEDVSDLNLPLIGGGGDGEHGERGDGERRVVNPPTELGTAKPQEPSPFVLGEALPVVPVRLVKRIIKGEFVDMSELLKDNMEVLRRRKQESDGIPAPYEQRASRREVPDILSWVQAFSLYAAVVASQHPNKAKELWAYLAILVGEAQRCGGRGFVAYDSLFRQQMTSFEAVDFSKINQSLYSTTFLAQRGRGKFCSICTASDHGLEECALQPSRAIRVSNPAPSREEYRPQGFELPRKKRRRGACFAWNDGRCEAENCSFEHVCSRCAGPHKRWSCRSRGSDERKREDPGKPLAIR; from the exons ATGACTGACGAAACTCCCCAACCACCAGTAGTGATCGACAAAGAAGTCGTCAAGACAGCGCTGAGGGAACTGCTGCACGACATCCCCGCCTTTAGAGCGTTTGCTGAAAAAGCAGGGGAATCCTCAAGGACAAGCAGAGTCCAAGACCCTCCGG GAACGGAAGACGTGAGCGACTTGAACCTGCCCCTTATAGGAGGCGGTGGAGATGGAGAGCATGGAGAGCGTGGAGACGGAGAACGACGAGTAGTCAACCCCCCAACAGAGCTCGGGACGGCCAAACCCCAGGAACCATCCCCATTCGTCCTCGGGGAAGCGTTGCCTGTGGTCCCGGTCAGGCTGGTCAAGCGAATAATCAAGGGCGAGTTCGTGGATATGAGCGAGCTCCTTAAGGACAATATGGAGGTCCTCCGGAGGAGGAAGCAAGAGAGCGACGGGATCCCCGCACCGTACGAGCAGAGAGCGAGCAGGAGGGAGGTCCCGGACATACTTAGTTGGGTGCAGGCATTTAGCCTTTATGCGGCGGTGGTGGCAAGTCAGCACCCGAACAAAGCCAAGGAGTTGTGGGCCTATCTGGCTATCCTGGTGGGAGAGGCTCAGCGGTGTGGGGGACGTGGGTTCGTAGCATACGACTCACTGTTCCGCCAGCAGATGACGTCGTTTGAGGCAGTCGACTTCTCTAAGATCAACCAGTCACTGTATTCGACAACCTTTCTAGCACAAAGAGGAAGGGGAAAATTTTGCTCAATCTGCACGGCGTCGGATCACGGCTTAGAAGAATGCGCCCTGCAACCAAGCAGAGCGATAAGAGTGAGCAACCCGGCCCCTTCGAGAGAGGAATACCGTCCCCAGGGGTTTGAACTGCCTCGTAAGAAGCGAAGGAGGGGAGCCTGTTTTGCGTGGAATGACGGCCGATGCGAGGCGGAGAACTGCTCCTTCGAGCATGTATGCTCACGGTGTGCGGGACCTCACAAGAGATGGTCTTGCCGCTCTCGAGGGAGTGACGAGAGGAAAAGAGAGGATCCTGGAAAACCTCTGGCCATCCGCTAG
- the LOC135335365 gene encoding glycine dehydrogenase (decarboxylating), mitochondrial-like isoform X1 gives MHNSFNLRVFVPGDCDRVDPSLLQSGPPVHPHEKLDHTVYTPYQPKMSQGRLESLMNYQTLISDLTGLYIANASLLDEASAAALCHRQCKWTETPLFLVDSRCHPQSIAVVRTRASHLGVEVVESDFRDFDFSSGQVCVIVRIH, from the exons ATGCACAATTCCTTCAACTT gcGTGTTTTTGTACCTGGTGATTGTGATAGGGTTGACCCCTCCCTACTCCAGTCTGGACCTCCCGTACATCCGCACGAGAAACTG GATCACACAGTATACACACCCTACCAGCCCAAGATGTCCCAGGGTCGACTGGAGAGTCTAATGAACTATCAGACACTGATCAGTGACCTCACAGGACTGTACATTGCGAATGCCTCACTCTTGGATGAAGCCTCAGCCGCGGCTCTCTGTCACAG acagtgcAAATGGACAGAGACTCCGCTGTTCCTGGTGGATAGTCGCTGTCACCCTCAGTCCATCGCCGTAGTGAGAACCAGAGCATCTCATCTTGGagtggaggtggtggagtctgaCTTCAGGGACTTTGACTTCTCATCTGGACAGGTTTGTGTGATAGTGCGTATACACTGA
- the LOC135334437 gene encoding uncharacterized protein LOC135334437 isoform X1: MLMCIGMVAMTEGLYPYRNELRVLEGRRPKEGSRELPPEFAKVTTPLVVREWRTSMSQHPDKWYATYIESGLREGFRIGFRYEDCVCTSVKANMHSAVTNSEVIDSYLGKELSMGRVLGPLDPRVGAQMQVSRFGVIPKNHQPGKWRLILDLSHPAGASVNDGIERELCSLKYTSVDEAVQRFSELGKGALLAKLDYESAYRLIPVHPDDRLLLGMSWKGNLYADASLPFSLRSAPKIFNAVADALMWIMGQQGTRAIHYLDDYLLFGAPNTPECQLALARTLATCDRLGVPIAKHKTEGPACQLTFLGIELDTQAGVVRLPPEKLMRLQREIRGWSERKAGSKRELLSLIGQLQHACCVVKPGRSFLRRMISLSTVAKELHHRIRLNVGFRSDLQWWATFLQSWNGVSVTGPHPSQAWQATITSDASGNWGCGSFSLEGHWFQLQWPSSWATVHITVKELLPIIVSIALWGRSWHGSSVRCRCDNAAVVAIIRSGTCKDDLAMHLLRCLFFFVAAFDIKLWSVHIPGVCNGAADALSRDNHTSFLAQVPSARRQADVIPPEMLEVLVTRRPDWTSLSWTELLKSISQKD, from the coding sequence atgttaatgtGTATAGGAATGGTGGCAATGACTGAGGGCCTCTATCCCTATCGTAATGAGTTGCGAGTGTTGGAAGGAAGGAGACCCAAAGAGGGTAGCAGAGAGCTACCACCAGAGTTTGCGAAAGTAACTACCCCCTTAGTGGTCAGGGAATGGAGGACGAGTATGAGTCAACACCCGGACAAGTGGTATGCCACCTacattgagagcggcctgcgGGAAGGTTTTAGGATTGGCTTCCGATATGAGGACTGTGTCTGCACCTCAGTAAAAGCTAACATGCACTCAGCGGTGACGAATAGTGAGGTTATTGACAGTTATCTGGGAAAGGAACTTTCCATGGGTCGGGTGCTTGGCCCCCTTGACCCACGAGTGGGGGCACAGATGCAGGTTAGTCGGTTCGGTGTTATCCCAAAAAACCACCAACCGGGAAAGTGGAGACTAATTTTAGATCTGTCACATCCTGCGGGTGCGAGTGTGAACGATGGTATTGAACGGGAACTGTGTTCTTTAAAGTATACCTCGGTGGACGAAGCAGTTCAAAGGTTTAGTGAATTGGGAAAGGGGGCGCTGCTTGCAAAATTGGATTATGAGAGTGCATACAGGCTGATCCCAGTTCACCCCGACGATCGTCTGTTGTTGGGTATGTCGTGGAAAGGGAACCTCTATGCCGACGCTTCCCTGCCGTTCAGTTTAAGATCGGCTCCCAAGATTTTTAACGCCGTAGCAGATGCTTTAATGTGGATTATGGGCCAGCAGGGGACCCGAGCCATTCACTATTTGGACGACTATTTATTGTTTGGTGCCCCCAACACCCCTGAATGCCAGCTGGCGCTTGCTCGGACGCTAGCTACCTGTGATCGCTTAGGGGTCCCGATCGCCAAGCACAAAACAGAAGGCCCTGCATGCCAGTTAACCTTCTTGGGCATTGAACTTGACACCCAAGCGGGGGTGGTGAGACTACCACCGGAAAAACTGATGCGTTTACAGAGAGAAATCCGAGGTTGGTCCGAACGTAAGGCTGGTTCCAAGCGAGAGTTACTCTCTCTGATCGGTCAGCTGCAACATGCGTGTTGTGTGGTAAAACCGGGAAGATCATTTTTGAGGAGAATGATTTCATTGTCCACGGTAGCCAAAGAACTGCACCATCGGATTCGGTTGAACGTGGGTTTCCGATCGGACCTACAATGGTGGGCTACCTTCTTACAATCATGGAACGGGGTCTCAGTTACAGGCCCACACCCAAGCCAAGCGTGGCAGGCAACCATAACCTCGGACGCATCAGGCAACTGGGGTTGTGGATCCTTCTCTTTGGAGGGCCACTGGTTTCAGCTACAATGGCCCTCTTCATGGGCAACAGTTCATATAACTGTAAAAGAGCTTCTCCCAATCATAGTGAGCATTGCGTTGTGGGGCAGATCCTGGCACGGGTCTAGCGTACGTTGCAGATGTGATAATGCGGCAGTGGTGGCCATAATTCGATCAGGCACCTGCAAGGACGATTTGGCTATGCATTTGTTGAGGTGTCTCTTTTTCTTCGTGGCCGCATTTGACATTAAACTGTGGAGTGTGCATATACCAGGGGTGTGCAACGGGGCAGCCGATGCCCTTTCGAGAGATAATCATACTTCCTTCCTGGCACAGGTCCCATCGGCCAGGCGTCAAGCAGATGTCATCCCGCCAGAGATGTTGGAGGTCCTGGTCACCAGACGCCCCGACTGGACGTCGCTAAGTTGGACAGAGCTTCTCAAAAGTATTTCTCAAAAGGACTAG